From Micromonospora rhizosphaerae, the proteins below share one genomic window:
- a CDS encoding hemolysin family protein: MLIVVGLVLIIVLTAATGYFVVQEFGYVAVDRGKLKQLADGGDQAAARALEVTGRLSFMLSGAQLGITVTALLVGYVAEPYLGAGLARLLGVAGVSAAVSLPLSVLLALIIATVVQMVLGELAPKNLAIARAEPLARTLSRSTLIYLKLAGPAITLFDRAAVRLLRRVGIEPIEELPTGATPADLEQIIAESREEGRLTAEMSTLLDRGLDFRELTAGEAMVPRVDVHTVRADEPVSRVVELLDTGHSRFPVRGAEGVDDLVGVIGIADVLAVPPAERSTTLVGAVAPAPLLVPETLPLPTVLDRLRVGHRQLACVVDEYGGFAGVITLEDIAEELVGPIRDEDDPPERAPARQDDGSWVVPARWRIDEVADSTGIALPEAPEYDTLSGLVMRELGRVPEVGDRLEISLVVDGEAPDAEQRALVEVLAVDRHVADSVRLRKTEVARGEEAA; this comes from the coding sequence GTGCTGATCGTCGTCGGTCTCGTTCTCATCATCGTGCTCACCGCCGCCACCGGTTACTTCGTGGTCCAGGAGTTCGGTTACGTCGCCGTGGACCGGGGCAAGCTCAAGCAGCTCGCCGACGGTGGCGACCAGGCCGCAGCCCGGGCCCTGGAGGTGACCGGGCGGCTCTCGTTCATGCTCTCCGGCGCCCAGCTCGGCATCACCGTGACCGCCCTGCTGGTCGGTTACGTCGCCGAGCCGTACCTGGGCGCCGGGCTGGCCCGGCTGCTCGGCGTCGCGGGGGTCTCCGCGGCGGTCAGCCTGCCGCTGTCGGTGCTGCTGGCCCTGATCATCGCCACCGTGGTGCAGATGGTCCTCGGCGAGCTGGCCCCGAAGAACCTGGCCATCGCCCGCGCCGAACCGCTGGCCCGGACGCTGAGCCGATCCACCCTCATCTACCTGAAGCTCGCCGGTCCGGCGATCACGCTCTTCGACCGGGCCGCCGTCCGGCTGCTGCGCCGGGTCGGCATCGAGCCCATCGAGGAGTTGCCGACCGGCGCCACCCCGGCGGACCTGGAGCAGATCATCGCCGAGTCCCGCGAGGAGGGGCGCCTGACCGCCGAGATGTCCACCCTGCTCGACCGGGGCCTCGACTTCCGGGAGCTGACCGCCGGGGAGGCCATGGTGCCCCGGGTCGACGTGCACACGGTACGGGCCGACGAGCCGGTCAGCCGGGTGGTCGAGCTGCTCGACACCGGCCACTCCCGCTTCCCCGTGCGGGGGGCCGAGGGCGTCGACGATCTCGTCGGCGTGATCGGCATCGCCGACGTGCTCGCGGTGCCGCCGGCCGAGCGGTCGACCACCCTGGTCGGCGCGGTGGCCCCAGCCCCGCTGCTGGTGCCGGAGACGCTGCCGCTGCCGACGGTGCTGGACCGGCTGCGGGTCGGGCACCGGCAGCTGGCCTGCGTGGTCGACGAGTACGGCGGCTTCGCCGGCGTGATCACGCTGGAGGACATCGCGGAGGAGTTGGTCGGGCCGATCCGCGACGAGGACGACCCGCCGGAGCGCGCCCCGGCCCGGCAGGACGACGGCTCCTGGGTGGTGCCGGCGCGCTGGCGGATCGACGAGGTGGCCGACAGCACCGGCATCGCGCTGCCCGAGGCGCCCGAGTACGACACCCTCTCCGGGCTGGTCATGCGGGAGCTGGGCCGGGTGCCCGAGGTCGGCGACCGGCTGGAGATCAGCCTCGTCGTCGACGGCGAGGCGCCCGACGCCGAGCAGCGCGCGCTGGTCGAGGTGCTGGCCGTGGACCGGCACGTCGCCGACTCCGTCCGGCTCCGGAAGACCGAGGTCGCGCGCGGGGAGGAGGCGGCATGA
- a CDS encoding hemolysin family protein → MSPGFALFFSAVLLALNGFFVAAEFALVASKRYRLEQMAAGGGRAARAALDGVRELSLMLAGAQLGITLCTLGLGALAEPAIEHLLSPLLHALGLPDAVSHLVALLLALGLVTFLHLVVAEMAPKSWAIIDAERSAMLLALPFRAFARVSRPVLSALNGLANGVLRLVGVRQQDQLAQVHGPDELRILLEQSREHGLLGAEQHLLLTSMLELQGTTVAQVMEPFDRIVSVRRDDTADRIEQVSRDSGRSRLAVLDPTGEVCGLVHVREAVRAVTTGRPARAGELMSPAFTLPAQASVTQAVAAMRGRQAQLALVRNGGGPTRPIGFVALEDLLEEVIGEFDDETDPVPRGRRMR, encoded by the coding sequence ATGAGCCCCGGCTTTGCGCTCTTCTTCTCCGCGGTGCTGCTGGCGCTGAACGGCTTCTTCGTCGCCGCCGAGTTCGCCCTGGTGGCGTCGAAGCGGTACCGCCTGGAGCAGATGGCGGCCGGTGGCGGCCGGGCCGCGCGGGCGGCCCTGGACGGCGTACGGGAGCTGTCCCTGATGCTGGCCGGCGCGCAGCTCGGCATCACCCTCTGCACGCTCGGCCTGGGTGCCCTGGCCGAGCCGGCGATCGAGCACCTGCTCAGCCCGCTGCTGCACGCCCTCGGGCTGCCGGACGCGGTCAGCCACCTGGTGGCGCTGCTCCTCGCCCTCGGCCTGGTGACCTTCCTGCACCTGGTGGTCGCCGAGATGGCGCCGAAGTCGTGGGCGATCATCGACGCGGAGCGCTCGGCGATGCTGCTGGCGCTGCCGTTCCGGGCCTTCGCTCGGGTCTCCCGGCCGGTGCTCTCCGCGCTGAACGGGCTGGCCAACGGCGTCCTGCGGCTGGTCGGGGTGCGGCAGCAGGATCAGCTGGCCCAGGTGCACGGCCCGGACGAGCTGCGCATCCTGCTGGAGCAGTCCCGCGAGCACGGGCTGCTCGGCGCGGAGCAGCACCTGCTGCTGACCAGCATGCTGGAGCTGCAGGGCACCACCGTGGCGCAGGTGATGGAGCCGTTCGACCGGATCGTCTCGGTCCGCCGGGACGACACCGCCGACCGGATCGAGCAGGTCTCCCGGGACAGCGGCCGGTCCCGGCTGGCCGTGCTGGACCCGACCGGCGAGGTCTGCGGGCTGGTGCACGTCCGGGAGGCGGTTCGGGCGGTCACCACGGGTCGACCGGCGAGGGCCGGCGAGCTGATGTCCCCCGCCTTCACCCTGCCCGCGCAGGCCTCGGTCACCCAGGCGGTGGCGGCGATGCGGGGCCGGCAGGCCCAGCTGGCCCTGGTCCGCAACGGCGGCGGCCCGACCCGGCCGATCGGCTTCGTCGCGCTGGAGGACCTGCTGGAGGAGGTCATCGGCGAGTTCGACGACGAGACCGATCCGGTGCCGCGCGGGCGGCGCATGCGCTGA
- a CDS encoding sporulation protein, with translation MRLTGVSSESGWTGLSVTTTLTNPSIRPGLRLPGRVTVTAGPDDVPVRHIRLGLVAQVEPEDPGSPRRLVQYHQVPVAGRFAVPAGRRRAVDFALPLPWETPVTIFGGVPLMSLRTGLRTEVSLDPYLDQGAMVPVFVHPLPTQQHILAALDTLGFVMRQAGLQQGRLPGVEQTLPFYQRLGYWVAPLYAGPITELELIFVTNAAGLEVVLWMDRRLSLAGVTHQSISRFRVWHAGADRRDWVATVDGWLRHAINRHAAAAAHSDWSARITESAHVSRPPDQPVAPGYGLHGTAGGGAGIGGGGGGSSGT, from the coding sequence GTGCGCCTGACCGGGGTGTCGTCGGAGTCCGGTTGGACCGGGCTGTCGGTCACCACCACCCTGACCAATCCGAGCATCCGCCCCGGTCTGCGCCTGCCGGGGCGGGTGACGGTCACCGCCGGGCCGGACGACGTGCCGGTCCGGCACATCCGGCTCGGCCTGGTCGCCCAGGTCGAACCGGAGGACCCGGGCTCGCCACGCCGCCTGGTGCAGTACCACCAGGTCCCGGTCGCCGGCCGGTTCGCGGTGCCGGCCGGGCGGCGGCGGGCGGTGGACTTCGCGCTGCCGCTGCCCTGGGAGACCCCGGTGACGATCTTCGGCGGGGTGCCGCTGATGAGCCTGCGTACCGGTCTGCGTACCGAGGTCTCCCTTGATCCGTACCTCGACCAGGGCGCGATGGTGCCGGTCTTCGTCCATCCGCTCCCCACCCAGCAGCACATCCTCGCCGCGCTGGACACCCTCGGCTTCGTGATGCGCCAGGCGGGCCTGCAGCAGGGCCGGCTGCCCGGGGTGGAGCAGACGCTGCCGTTCTACCAGCGGCTCGGCTACTGGGTGGCGCCGCTCTACGCCGGCCCGATCACCGAGCTGGAGCTGATCTTCGTGACCAACGCGGCGGGGCTGGAGGTGGTCCTCTGGATGGACCGCCGGCTCTCCCTGGCCGGGGTGACCCACCAGAGCATCAGCCGGTTCCGGGTCTGGCACGCCGGCGCCGATCGGCGGGACTGGGTCGCCACGGTGGACGGCTGGCTGCGGCACGCCATCAACCGGCACGCCGCGGCCGCCGCGCACTCCGACTGGTCGGCCCGGATCACCGAGTCGGCGCACGTCAGCCGCCCGCCGGATCAGCCGGTCGCGCCCGGTTACGGGCTGCACGGCACGGCCGGCGGTGGGGCCGGCATCGGCGGCGGTGGTGGCGGCAGCTCCGGCACCTGA
- the leuE gene encoding leucine efflux protein LeuE, which translates to MMSGVLGITDIWTYVLGTVAIVLLPGPNSLFVLSTAAKRGVRAGYRAAGGVFLGDGVLMFLSAAGVASLLKAYPPLFLVIKYVGAAYLGYVGLTMLRGAWRRWRDRNDPTTPRLIDAAEPAALRSPFRRALVISLLNPKAILFFISFFIQFVDPGYAWPALSFLLLGLIAQVTSALYLSALIFAGTFLAAQFQRRRRLAASATTGVGMLFLGFSLKLATASV; encoded by the coding sequence ATGATGTCGGGCGTGCTGGGGATCACCGACATCTGGACATACGTGCTGGGCACCGTGGCGATCGTGCTGCTGCCCGGACCGAACTCGCTCTTCGTCCTCTCCACCGCGGCGAAGCGCGGCGTGCGGGCGGGTTACCGGGCTGCCGGTGGGGTCTTCCTCGGCGACGGCGTGCTGATGTTCCTCTCCGCCGCCGGGGTGGCGTCGCTGCTCAAGGCGTACCCGCCGCTCTTCCTGGTGATCAAGTACGTCGGCGCGGCGTACCTGGGTTATGTGGGGTTGACGATGCTGCGCGGCGCGTGGCGGCGTTGGCGCGACCGCAACGACCCCACCACCCCGCGGCTGATCGACGCCGCGGAGCCGGCGGCGCTGCGCAGCCCCTTCCGGCGGGCGCTGGTGATCAGCCTGCTCAACCCGAAGGCGATCCTCTTCTTCATCTCGTTCTTCATCCAGTTCGTCGACCCCGGGTACGCCTGGCCGGCGCTGTCGTTCCTGCTGCTCGGGCTGATCGCGCAGGTGACCAGCGCGCTCTACCTGAGCGCGCTGATCTTCGCGGGCACCTTCCTGGCGGCGCAGTTCCAGCGGCGACGCCGCCTCGCCGCGAGCGCCACCACCGGCGTCGGCATGCTCTTCCTCGGCTTCAGCTTGAAGCTCGCCACCGCCTCGGTCTGA
- a CDS encoding bifunctional pyridoxamine 5'-phosphate oxidase family protein/GNAT family N-acetyltransferase, whose product MYPRTERTTATRMRDRMSYDEAAAHAVLDETYHCALGFIVDGEPRVLPTLHVRVGDTLYLHGSTGSRPLLAARGDAGLPVCVAVTLLDGLVYARSQFNHSANYRSVVAQGTAHLVTDEREKAEVLTALVEKVGAGRSADSRPPSRRELAETAMLALPLREVSVRARTGGVKDDPADLDLPYWAGVVPLRLTAGVPEPDAGVIAPVPAYLRPTRSPWLEPVVMRGEHVALEPLDLSHADELFTATADPEVWRHLGGPQPVDAAEMGQVIAAYLAAHQRGERVPWVQRCAATGAVVGTTSFYEVDPDRRSVAIGYTWLGRPWWRSGINTEAKLLLLTRAFEELGAVRVVWHTDIRNERSQRAIERLGATREGVLRMHRQRADGSWRDTVQYVMTVDEWPNAQVSLRERLRRPAAVA is encoded by the coding sequence ATGTACCCCCGGACCGAACGGACCACCGCCACCCGCATGCGGGACCGGATGAGCTATGACGAAGCCGCCGCGCACGCCGTCCTGGACGAGACGTACCACTGCGCGCTCGGGTTCATCGTGGACGGTGAGCCCCGGGTGCTGCCCACCCTGCACGTCCGCGTCGGCGACACCCTCTACCTGCACGGCTCCACGGGCAGCCGGCCGCTGCTCGCCGCCCGGGGCGACGCCGGGCTGCCGGTCTGCGTCGCGGTTACCCTGTTGGACGGGCTGGTCTACGCCCGTTCCCAGTTCAACCACAGCGCCAACTACCGGTCCGTGGTCGCGCAGGGGACCGCCCACCTGGTCACCGACGAGCGGGAAAAGGCCGAGGTGCTGACCGCGCTGGTGGAGAAGGTCGGTGCGGGGCGCAGCGCGGACAGCCGGCCGCCGAGCCGCCGGGAGCTGGCCGAGACGGCCATGCTGGCGCTGCCGCTGCGGGAGGTGTCGGTCCGGGCCCGCACCGGCGGGGTGAAGGACGACCCCGCCGACCTCGACCTGCCGTACTGGGCCGGGGTGGTGCCGCTGCGGCTGACCGCCGGGGTGCCGGAGCCGGACGCCGGGGTGATCGCGCCGGTGCCGGCGTACCTGCGACCGACCCGCTCGCCCTGGCTGGAGCCGGTGGTCATGCGCGGCGAGCACGTGGCGCTGGAGCCGCTCGACCTGTCCCACGCCGACGAGCTGTTCACGGCGACCGCCGATCCCGAGGTCTGGCGGCACCTTGGCGGCCCGCAGCCCGTCGACGCCGCCGAGATGGGCCAGGTCATCGCCGCCTACCTGGCCGCGCACCAACGGGGCGAGCGGGTGCCCTGGGTCCAGCGCTGCGCCGCCACCGGGGCCGTCGTCGGCACCACCTCGTTCTACGAGGTCGACCCGGACCGGCGGTCCGTCGCCATCGGTTACACCTGGCTCGGCCGGCCCTGGTGGCGGAGCGGGATCAACACCGAGGCAAAGCTGCTGCTGCTCACCCGGGCGTTCGAGGAGCTCGGCGCGGTCCGGGTGGTGTGGCACACCGACATCCGCAACGAGCGCTCGCAGCGTGCCATCGAACGGCTCGGCGCGACCCGGGAGGGGGTGCTACGGATGCACCGGCAGCGCGCCGACGGCTCCTGGCGGGACACCGTGCAGTACGTGATGACGGTCGATGAGTGGCCAAACGCACAGGTCAGCCTGCGGGAAAGGCTTCGCCGGCCGGCGGCCGTGGCGTGA
- a CDS encoding aminotransferase class I/II-fold pyridoxal phosphate-dependent enzyme yields MAAHYQISGSSSAAISASVETGIRGGALPPGAALPAVRALATELAVSPATVAKAYQELRQRGLVVTAGRHGTRVRPRPPVATRRAGLMPPPRPGTRNLSAGQPDSRLLPPLGPHLAALAAEIGPPTGYATAAVLPGLAEAAQDRLVADGVSAEEITVTGGALDGIERLLAAHLRPGDAVAVEDPGWANLLDLVAALGLRTIGVPVDDEGPTEPGVRAALAAGARALVVTSRAQNPTGAAVSADRAGALRALLAGRSDLLLIEDDHAAELARVPLHPLAGVTSAWAFVRSVSKPYGPDLRLAVLAGDEATVARVAGRARVGAGWVSTVLQRLVLALWRDPATAELVDRAGESYERRRDGLLAALAARGVPAQGRTGINVWVPVPDETVVVTALRDAGWSVAPGALNRIAAGPGVRITVSALDEADIAPLADAVARAVRPTAPGGFTA; encoded by the coding sequence GTGGCAGCACATTATCAGATCAGCGGGTCGTCGTCGGCCGCCATTTCGGCCAGCGTGGAAACCGGCATCCGCGGCGGTGCCCTCCCGCCCGGCGCCGCCCTGCCGGCCGTCCGCGCCCTCGCCACCGAGCTCGCGGTCAGCCCGGCCACGGTCGCGAAGGCGTACCAGGAGCTCCGCCAGCGCGGGCTGGTGGTCACCGCCGGGCGGCACGGCACCCGGGTCCGGCCCCGCCCGCCGGTCGCCACCCGCCGCGCCGGGCTGATGCCGCCGCCGCGGCCCGGCACCCGCAACCTCTCTGCCGGGCAGCCCGACAGCCGGCTGCTGCCACCGCTTGGTCCGCACCTGGCCGCGCTCGCCGCCGAGATCGGCCCGCCCACCGGGTACGCCACCGCCGCCGTCCTCCCCGGGCTGGCCGAGGCCGCCCAGGACCGGCTCGTCGCCGACGGCGTGTCGGCGGAGGAGATCACCGTGACCGGCGGCGCGCTGGACGGCATCGAGCGCCTGCTCGCGGCCCACCTGCGTCCCGGCGACGCGGTGGCGGTCGAGGACCCGGGCTGGGCCAACCTGCTGGACCTGGTCGCCGCCCTCGGGCTGCGGACGATCGGGGTGCCGGTCGACGACGAGGGGCCGACCGAGCCCGGCGTCCGGGCCGCCCTGGCGGCCGGGGCGCGCGCGCTGGTCGTCACCAGCCGCGCCCAGAATCCGACCGGCGCCGCCGTCTCCGCCGACCGCGCCGGAGCGCTGCGGGCCCTGCTCGCCGGCCGGTCCGACCTGCTGCTGATCGAGGACGACCACGCCGCCGAGCTGGCCCGCGTACCCCTGCACCCGCTCGCCGGGGTGACCTCGGCGTGGGCCTTCGTCCGGTCGGTGAGCAAGCCCTACGGGCCTGACCTGCGGCTGGCGGTCCTCGCCGGGGACGAGGCGACGGTGGCCCGGGTCGCCGGCCGGGCCCGGGTCGGCGCCGGCTGGGTCTCGACGGTGCTGCAGCGGCTCGTGCTGGCGCTCTGGCGCGACCCGGCCACCGCCGAGCTGGTCGACCGGGCGGGCGAGAGCTACGAGCGGCGCCGGGACGGGCTGCTGGCCGCCCTGGCCGCCCGCGGCGTGCCCGCCCAGGGCCGCACCGGGATCAACGTGTGGGTCCCCGTGCCGGACGAGACCGTCGTGGTCACCGCGCTGCGCGACGCCGGCTGGTCGGTCGCCCCCGGCGCGCTGAACCGGATCGCCGCCGGGCCGGGCGTGCGGATCACCGTCAGCGCGCTCGACGAGGCCGACATCGCGCCGCTGGCCGACGCGGTGGCCCGCGCGGTGCGCCCCACCGCGCCGGGCGGCTTCACCGCATGA
- a CDS encoding UdgX family uracil-DNA binding protein (This protein belongs to the uracil DNA glycosylase superfamily, members of which act in excision repair of DNA. However, it belongs more specifically to UdgX branch, whose founding member was found to bind uracil in DNA (where it does not belong), without cleaving it, appears to promote DNA repair by a pathway involving RecA, rather than base excision.), whose protein sequence is MAETESAPGAQKFIPPQADTIDQLRAAATGCRGCELYRDASQTVFGRGDETARLVFVGEQPGDMEDRQGLPFVGPAGRLLRKAVDDAGIDPGHIYLTNAVKHFRFELRGKRRIHQSPDRVHITACRPWLVAEFARLNPDVVVVLGATAAKALLGPAFRVTKQRGELLPWPDAAQRPEDFKRVPVDNTGKVADVPEGQLVATIHPSAVLRADDRDVAYDGLVSDLKVAATVLR, encoded by the coding sequence ATGGCCGAAACCGAGAGCGCACCCGGTGCCCAGAAGTTCATCCCGCCGCAGGCCGACACGATCGACCAGCTGCGCGCGGCCGCGACCGGCTGCCGGGGCTGCGAGCTCTACCGGGACGCCTCGCAGACCGTCTTCGGTCGCGGCGACGAGACCGCCCGTCTGGTCTTCGTCGGCGAGCAGCCCGGCGACATGGAGGACCGGCAGGGGCTGCCCTTTGTCGGGCCCGCCGGCCGGCTGCTGCGCAAGGCGGTCGACGACGCGGGGATCGACCCGGGCCACATCTACCTGACCAACGCCGTCAAGCACTTCCGCTTCGAGCTGCGCGGCAAGCGCCGCATCCACCAGTCCCCGGACCGGGTGCACATCACCGCCTGCCGACCCTGGCTGGTCGCGGAGTTCGCCCGGCTGAACCCCGACGTCGTGGTGGTGCTCGGCGCGACCGCCGCCAAGGCCCTGCTCGGCCCCGCCTTCCGGGTGACGAAGCAGCGCGGGGAGCTGCTGCCCTGGCCGGACGCCGCGCAGCGCCCGGAGGATTTCAAGCGGGTGCCGGTGGACAACACCGGAAAGGTGGCCGACGTCCCGGAGGGTCAACTGGTGGCCACCATCCACCCGTCCGCCGTGCTGCGCGCCGACGACCGGGACGTGGCGTACGACGGGTTGGTCAGCGACCTCAAGGTCGCGGCCACCGTGCTGCGCTGA
- a CDS encoding ABC transporter permease: MTLSRSARWLLRGAMALGLAFIYLPLAVVLINSFNADRTFTWPPPRWTTDWWVRAWDNAGARDALWMSVKAGLGATAIALVLGSLVAFAVQRYRFFGRGTVSLLVVLPIALPGIVTGIALDTAFRSVMAPLGIGKGLFSVIVGHATFCVVVVYNNVLARLRRLGGNLQEASADLGADGLQTFRYVTFPVLRSALLAGGLLAFGLSFDEIIVTTFTAGPGVQTLPIWIFSNLFRPNQAPVINVVAAVLILASVVPIYLAQRLSDTASGGRL; the protein is encoded by the coding sequence GTGACGCTGTCCCGGTCGGCGCGCTGGCTGCTGCGCGGCGCGATGGCGCTCGGCCTGGCCTTCATCTACCTGCCGCTGGCGGTCGTACTGATCAACTCCTTCAACGCCGACCGCACGTTCACCTGGCCGCCGCCCCGCTGGACCACGGACTGGTGGGTTCGCGCCTGGGACAACGCGGGCGCGCGCGACGCGCTGTGGATGTCGGTCAAGGCGGGGCTGGGTGCCACCGCCATCGCGCTGGTGCTCGGCTCGCTCGTCGCGTTCGCGGTGCAGCGCTACCGGTTCTTCGGCCGGGGCACGGTCTCGCTGCTGGTCGTGCTCCCGATCGCGCTGCCCGGCATCGTCACCGGCATCGCCCTGGACACCGCCTTCCGCTCGGTGATGGCGCCGCTGGGCATCGGCAAGGGCCTCTTCTCGGTGATCGTCGGGCACGCGACGTTCTGTGTCGTGGTGGTCTACAACAACGTGCTGGCCCGGCTGCGCCGGCTCGGGGGCAACCTGCAGGAGGCCTCCGCCGACCTGGGGGCCGACGGGCTGCAGACCTTCCGCTACGTCACGTTCCCGGTGCTGCGCTCGGCGCTGCTCGCCGGCGGGCTGCTGGCGTTCGGGCTCTCCTTCGACGAGATCATCGTCACCACGTTCACGGCCGGCCCGGGCGTACAGACCCTGCCGATCTGGATCTTCAGCAACCTGTTCCGGCCGAACCAGGCACCGGTCATCAACGTGGTGGCCGCGGTGTTGATCCTCGCCTCGGTGGTGCCCATCTACCTCGCCCAACGGCTCTCGGACACGGCGAGCGGCGGCCGCCTCTGA
- a CDS encoding ABC transporter permease, protein MSISTLDRPAGPAKAARGPVRRLSAWLHRHAGVRLAALLTAPLLWLVVAYLGSLAVLFVSALWTVNGFTGEVVRQPTLANFRTIVTDEVYRAVALRSLGTAAAVTAIDALIALPMAYYMAKVARPRHRRWLVVAILTPLWASYLVKAYAWRVLLANGGPVDWLLGGPGSGPGYGLTATVLVLAYLWLPYMILPIYAGLERLPDSLLEASADLGARAGRTFRAVVLPVIVPSVIAGSIFTFSLSLGDYITVQIVGGKTQLIGNLVYANIGAANNLPFAAALATIPVLIMVIYLVAVRRSKALEEL, encoded by the coding sequence GTGAGCATCTCGACCCTGGACCGGCCCGCGGGCCCGGCGAAAGCCGCCCGCGGGCCGGTCCGCCGCCTCTCGGCGTGGCTGCACCGCCACGCCGGGGTCCGGCTCGCGGCCCTGCTCACCGCGCCGCTGCTCTGGCTGGTGGTCGCCTACCTGGGTTCGCTGGCCGTGCTGTTCGTCTCGGCACTGTGGACGGTCAACGGCTTCACCGGGGAGGTCGTGCGGCAGCCGACCCTGGCCAACTTCCGCACCATCGTCACCGACGAGGTGTACCGGGCGGTCGCGCTGCGCAGCCTCGGCACGGCCGCGGCGGTGACCGCGATCGACGCGCTCATCGCCCTGCCGATGGCCTACTACATGGCGAAGGTCGCCCGCCCCCGCCACCGGCGCTGGCTGGTGGTCGCCATCCTCACCCCGCTCTGGGCCAGCTACCTGGTCAAGGCGTACGCCTGGCGGGTGCTGCTGGCCAACGGCGGGCCGGTGGACTGGCTGCTCGGCGGACCGGGCAGCGGCCCGGGCTACGGGTTGACCGCGACGGTGCTGGTGCTGGCGTACCTGTGGTTGCCGTACATGATTCTGCCCATCTACGCGGGCCTGGAGCGCCTGCCCGACTCGTTGCTGGAGGCGTCGGCGGACCTGGGCGCCCGGGCGGGCCGGACGTTCCGGGCCGTGGTGCTGCCCGTGATCGTGCCGTCCGTGATCGCCGGGTCGATCTTCACGTTCTCGCTCTCGCTGGGCGACTACATCACCGTGCAGATCGTGGGCGGCAAGACCCAGCTCATCGGCAACCTGGTCTACGCCAACATCGGTGCCGCCAACAACCTGCCGTTCGCGGCCGCGCTGGCCACCATCCCGGTCCTCATCATGGTCATCTACCTGGTCGCCGTCAGGCGCTCCAAGGCTCTGGAGGAGTTGTGA
- a CDS encoding ABC transporter substrate-binding protein: MRTGRTLTALAAVGLLAVAGCGDGGTDAGGSGPGGIKPPKIDKLASLGSGEGQVNIVAWAGYVEDGSTDPKVDWVTEFEKQTGCQVNVKVAGTSDEMVTLMKTGEYDLVSASGDASLRLIYGGDVAPVNTDLITNYKDVFDGLKLKQWNSVDGVAYGVPHGRGANLLMYRTDVVKPAPTSWGAVFDANSPHKGKITAYDSPIYIADAALYLMKHQPDLGIKNPYALDDKQFAAAVDLLKKQNELIGEYWSDYTKEVQAFKTGNSVLGTTWQVITNLAQADKAPVEAILPEEGATGWSDTWMISSKAKHPNCAYRWMDHIISPKANAAVAEWFGEAPSNRLSCAQTADKNHCATFHAEDEAYFEKVWFWSTPVAQCLDGRTDVKCKDYAAWTQAWTTVKG; encoded by the coding sequence ATGCGTACCGGTAGAACCCTGACCGCGCTCGCCGCCGTCGGCCTGCTCGCCGTGGCCGGCTGCGGCGACGGAGGCACCGACGCCGGTGGTTCCGGCCCCGGCGGCATCAAGCCGCCCAAGATCGACAAGCTTGCGTCACTGGGCTCCGGCGAGGGGCAGGTCAACATCGTCGCCTGGGCCGGGTACGTCGAGGACGGCTCCACCGATCCGAAGGTGGACTGGGTCACGGAATTCGAGAAGCAGACCGGCTGTCAGGTCAACGTCAAGGTCGCCGGCACCTCCGACGAGATGGTGACCCTGATGAAGACCGGCGAGTACGACCTGGTCTCCGCCTCCGGGGACGCGTCACTCCGGCTGATCTACGGCGGCGACGTCGCCCCGGTCAACACCGACCTGATCACCAACTACAAGGACGTCTTCGACGGGCTCAAGCTGAAGCAGTGGAACTCCGTCGACGGGGTGGCCTACGGCGTGCCGCACGGGCGCGGCGCCAACCTGCTGATGTACCGCACGGACGTCGTGAAGCCGGCGCCGACCTCGTGGGGGGCGGTCTTCGACGCCAACTCGCCGCACAAGGGCAAGATCACCGCGTACGACTCGCCGATCTACATCGCCGACGCGGCGCTGTACCTGATGAAGCACCAGCCGGACCTCGGCATCAAGAACCCGTACGCCCTGGACGACAAGCAGTTCGCCGCCGCGGTGGACCTGCTGAAGAAGCAGAACGAACTGATCGGCGAGTACTGGTCGGACTACACCAAGGAGGTGCAGGCCTTCAAGACCGGCAACTCCGTGCTGGGCACCACCTGGCAGGTCATCACCAACCTGGCGCAGGCCGACAAGGCCCCGGTCGAGGCGATCCTGCCCGAGGAGGGGGCGACGGGCTGGTCGGACACCTGGATGATCTCGTCGAAGGCGAAGCACCCCAACTGCGCCTACCGGTGGATGGACCACATCATCTCCCCGAAGGCCAACGCCGCGGTGGCGGAGTGGTTCGGTGAGGCGCCGTCCAACCGGCTCTCCTGCGCCCAGACGGCCGACAAGAACCACTGCGCGACCTTCCACGCCGAGGACGAGGCGTACTTCGAGAAGGTCTGGTTCTGGAGCACGCCGGTGGCGCAGTGCCTGGACGGACGTACGGACGTCAAGTGCAAGGACTACGCGGCCTGGACGCAGGCCTGGACGACCGTCAAGGGCTGA